The segment ATAGACATCATCTTCTCGATATGCGGTATATTCCTACACCGTTCGGAGGTATACATGTTCTAAACGTTAGCATTCCTACCTCATACTCCACCGGGATCTCCTTATCTTCTAAGAGGCTTAAGCATCTGAATGCTTCATTCGTTGTTCTAACTCCCAATTTGGCGACTAAAGTCTGTGTTCCAAGATTTATCGCGAACAGTATTTTATCGTCGGCGTAGTTATGAACCGTTAAATCTATCGGACCACCCCGGAGTTCTAAAAGCTTGACGGGTTTAACCACTCCAGCCCATTTAGCGAAACCGGCTATAAGTCTTCTAACACCTTCTTCACCATATCTGAGGTAACTCCTACCTATGCACGTGCCTATGAAAACTGCCCCACCCTTGCCGTGGGATGACGCGATCATCGCCGGAGACCCGTCTTCGAAAACACCTAAAACCTCCCCTTCAGGCAAGACTTCGAGCTTCTCTTTGTAGAGGCTTCCGGAGAAGGTCGAGCCGATTTCGATATTCGGCAACGCCGGATGGGTGACTGTGGTCCGTATACGTATCCCTGAGCCTGCCTGCTTTTTTCTATAGGGAGTTGGGTCCGGAGCCGAGTCCAAACCTGCGTACAAATCTACTTCTCTGCACCGGAATAGCTTATCCAACCCCGCGCCGGGCACTACCTTATAACATTCGACCTCGAAGTCGTCGGTAATGGCGCATGGAGAATCTGCGACTATGAAGCCTCCGTTTCTCGCGAATTCGAAAAGCTTCTCTGCGACGCTCTTGTCTAGGCATATCGTGAACGGCATATACAGAAGCTTATACCCTTTAAGCCGCCCTACCTCGATGTCTTCAGGCCTTATGAAGTCTACCGGTATGTGGCTCTCCCATAAGGCCTTGTAGAAACCACCTATATCGCTCACGCAGTACTCGACCGAGCCGGGTTTCTGCGATAGATGAAGAAGTTTGATATATGCCATGGGGTTGAATAGGATGGCTGCCTCCGCCTTCACAGGGCTCATCTCCAAAAATATGTCGGAGTATTTCTCTAAGACTTCTCCAACCTTTTTAGCGGCCTCAGCCCTTCCGGTCGGCGTGCCGTCGTAAAGCGTAAGCCCCCTCCCTGAAAGCTGTAAACCTCTCAGGAAGGGTCTCCACTTCCACATTGTTATGCCTTTAGCACCATGGGCTATACACAGCCAGCATAGCATCTGAAGCTGACTTGGGGAAACCCTGTCTAGCGGGTGGTATCTGCTTCGGTAGTGGGTCTGGAGCTCGGCTATAAATAGAGGCTTCTCTCCGGCTGCCGACCTTAGGCTGTCTAATATCTCGGCCCAAAGCCAGCCGTCTACCGCGGGTTTTAGCGGGCCTCTACCCATGGGGATCGTGGGGTAGAAAGACGTACCGAGTATGTCTACGCTTCTAGCTATTAGCCAGTCGTCTACTCCTACGCTTACGGAGTATCCCGAGTTGACCATCGAGAGCACAGGATGGCATAAAACCGGGTGGTTCGGGTCTTTGCTCTTTAAGGTCTCTGCCCCCTCTCTTATGATGTTGGCGACGTTGTAGAGGCAAAACGCCCTCCAGTCTAGGATGGGAGTCGCGTAGGGGAAGCCTAACCCTATCCTATGCTTAAACTCCACTATGTCTTCCCAATCCTCGATGTTAGGCGACATCCATACCTCTCTAAGCCTCTCGATCGTCCCATATTTCCTCTTAAGCCACTTCACATACTCCATCATAGTGTACTTACACCGACACACGAAGTTAGGCTCCCAGTATATGTTGTATAGAAGAATCGCGTCTTCGTCCCTGAAGTGCTCCGCGACGGCTTCGAAGAACCTCCGGATTCCCTCCTTAACCGCGGGATGGTTTGGACATATCCTCTTAGCCTCCGTCTCCCCCCAATCTATACCCTCTTCGACGTACACGTCTCGGTGTTTCCTGAGAAGCCAAGTCGGTGGAGGCCCCTCCTCACCTCCTCGATACCCCTCTAGGACCAAATGGACTTTCAACCCATATTTCTTAGCAAGCTCTACCATATAGTCTATCTCGGAGAAGTCGTAGCGGCCAGGTGTTTTCTCAACCTTAGCCCAGTGAACAGCAAGCCAAACGTGGTTTAACTTATATTCTGATATCGTTCGAAAGTCTCTATCCCACTCGTCCCCAGTTATAGACGGATCGCGCCAATGCTGATAGGTTACCCCGAACGGAAAAGTTCTGAAACATTTCAACCCTATCCGCCCTCCTCTAATATGCGCATAAGGTTCTCAGACAATATTAGACGTTTTTCAGCGTCGGTTATCGGTAAAACCTCGATTTTCTTAAGTTCAGGATACTGGTAGATGAACGGGGCATCGGAGCCGAAGAGTATCTTCTCCGCTCCGAGCTTCTCGACTGCCTGCTTGATCAAATCTAGGCTGACGGTGGAGGTGTCCAAATATAGATTGGCCCTCTCCTTTGCAACAGTTATAGCGTGGGGGTCATTCCAGCCCATGTGGGCTAGGATCACGATTAGCTTAGGGAACTTTTTGGCTATGTAATCTGCAAGTCTAACGCTTGTGTGGAAGTTCGCGGGAACACCTCTCTTCTCTATGGCGCCTAGTATCGGTAGAAGGACGTTGGGTGAAAGGTTCGTCGGCTTAAGTTCGCCGACACCCCTCAGTCCTAAGACGTCTAAACCGTATTTTACGTCTTCAAGACCGTGTTTCCGACAGTTCATCTGGACACCGGCGAAGCCTATAAACCTGTTAGGATATCTCCTAACGGCTTCAGCCACCTCCTCGTTTCCACGCCTGAAAACCGGGTGGAAGACTGGGAAGATAACAGCCTTATCTACCCCGCTCTTGTCCATCTGATTTATAAGCCACTCTGGAGAAGCGTCGAACTGGGAGTACTCGGTCCTAGCGATCCCCCTATCTACGTGGGTATGCGCATCTACTATCATCATCTCACACTCCTAGGATACGTGCGATGTTTCCTCCTAGGATGAGCATCTTCTCCTCGTCTGTTAGGTTTAGAGACTCTATCCTAGCGATCTCATAAGTCGGATGGCTGTAAGGGGCGTTTGAGCCGAAGATCACCTGCCTAGCCCCTATCCTTAAGACGATCTCTTCGATGCTCCGCGTCATGACGACGGTCGAGACGATGAGGTAGAAATTCCTGCTAATCCTAGCTATATCGATCAAAGGCTCCCTGTAAGGTGGATGGTAGAAACCTAAGCCCGCCCATGGTGATAAAGTCGCTATTATAGTCTTATCCCTGAACCGTTCTACGATCTGGGGTAACGCCCTTTGAACAAGCCCATAATCCACATCTCCCCTAATCAAGACCGGGACATCCAAAGTGAACAGGCGCTCGAA is part of the Candidatus Bathyarchaeota archaeon genome and harbors:
- a CDS encoding beta-galactosidase, whose translation is MKCFRTFPFGVTYQHWRDPSITGDEWDRDFRTISEYKLNHVWLAVHWAKVEKTPGRYDFSEIDYMVELAKKYGLKVHLVLEGYRGGEEGPPPTWLLRKHRDVYVEEGIDWGETEAKRICPNHPAVKEGIRRFFEAVAEHFRDEDAILLYNIYWEPNFVCRCKYTMMEYVKWLKRKYGTIERLREVWMSPNIEDWEDIVEFKHRIGLGFPYATPILDWRAFCLYNVANIIREGAETLKSKDPNHPVLCHPVLSMVNSGYSVSVGVDDWLIARSVDILGTSFYPTIPMGRGPLKPAVDGWLWAEILDSLRSAAGEKPLFIAELQTHYRSRYHPLDRVSPSQLQMLCWLCIAHGAKGITMWKWRPFLRGLQLSGRGLTLYDGTPTGRAEAAKKVGEVLEKYSDIFLEMSPVKAEAAILFNPMAYIKLLHLSQKPGSVEYCVSDIGGFYKALWESHIPVDFIRPEDIEVGRLKGYKLLYMPFTICLDKSVAEKLFEFARNGGFIVADSPCAITDDFEVECYKVVPGAGLDKLFRCREVDLYAGLDSAPDPTPYRKKQAGSGIRIRTTVTHPALPNIEIGSTFSGSLYKEKLEVLPEGEVLGVFEDGSPAMIASSHGKGGAVFIGTCIGRSYLRYGEEGVRRLIAGFAKWAGVVKPVKLLELRGGPIDLTVHNYADDKILFAINLGTQTLVAKLGVRTTNEAFRCLSLLEDKEIPVEYEVGMLTFRTCIPPNGVGIYRISRR
- a CDS encoding amidohydrolase family protein — protein: MMIVDAHTHVDRGIARTEYSQFDASPEWLINQMDKSGVDKAVIFPVFHPVFRRGNEEVAEAVRRYPNRFIGFAGVQMNCRKHGLEDVKYGLDVLGLRGVGELKPTNLSPNVLLPILGAIEKRGVPANFHTSVRLADYIAKKFPKLIVILAHMGWNDPHAITVAKERANLYLDTSTVSLDLIKQAVEKLGAEKILFGSDAPFIYQYPELKKIEVLPITDAEKRLILSENLMRILEEGG
- a CDS encoding amidohydrolase family protein; its protein translation is MPVIDAYTHVGAADSSVLEGFRPVKEKGCGVDKILENMEMAGVDKTVIIPVHRWEYPEANREIARLIKKYPERLIGFGRVDPNCPECAYDVAREAVKDLGLKGIEVSGFQWVNYDPAIACPLFERLFTLDVPVLIRGDVDYGLVQRALPQIVERFRDKTIIATLSPWAGLGFYHPPYREPLIDIARISRNFYLIVSTVVMTRSIEEIVLRIGARQVIFGSNAPYSHPTYEIARIESLNLTDEEKMLILGGNIARILGV